CGTAATCTGACGTGGATGTATGAGACGACGCCGTATGTCGGGGTGGCGATACTGGATCCGCCGCGTTCGACGCCGGCGGCGAATTTGGCGTTGATTGATCATGCCTTATATGTGTATCCGAACAGTGGATTACAGGACAGCATCCAGCTAAAGTTTACGGCTGGTACGATTCAGAATCCTTCGTCGAATCGTGCGTATGATTGGTCGACGTGTAATTCAGCGGGTCCGTTTACGTTGGCGCCTGGTGGTTCGGCGGTGGCGGCGTTTGCGATTGTTGGTGGTGACAATTTAGCGGATTTACAGGCTAATGCGGATACCGCCTACAACCGCTACTGGAACTGGCCCGGCGTTCAGGAGAAACCGAGCGGTGCTGTGATAAACGGCATAAAGATATATCCCGTGATCTCTCACGGACAGCCGTTCACCCTGCAGTACGGGTTTACTCAAAAAACGAACGTTCAGGTCAAAATATATGACGCCATCGGCCGCTTGGTGGACCAAAAAGACTTCGGTCAGCTGAATGGTTCAGGTGAACTGAGATTGAATTTCAACTCGCAGTCACAGGGTGTCTACTTCATAAAACTCAAGGCAGGTAATACGACGAAGACCGCGAAGATCATCTGGCTCAGATAAATAAGCCGTAAAATAAGATCAGGGCCGGGAATCATCAACAAAATAATGGTTCTCGGCTCTGTTTCTTTTTTTCCAAAAAAACAGATACTATGTCTTTAAATTCTCAAGGTAGTGATATGCATTGATCGCCGCCACTGCTCCTTCACCGCAAGCCGTAATAACCTGACGAATCTTTTTGGAACGAATGTCGCCGGCGGCGAATATGCCGGAAACTGATGTTTCCAGCTTCTCGTTTGTAATAACAAATCCTGCTTTATCCAGTTCAACCACTCCTTTTAAAAATTCCGAGAAGGGTGTCATCCCCACATACATAAATACACCGTCTGTTTCATAAATTTTTTCCTCGTTGGTTGCACGATTTTTCACGGTGATAGATTCAACCCGCTCCTTTCCATTAATACTGACAAGCTCGTGATTGAGTAAAAACTGCACCCTTGATTCATTCTCAAACCGCTTTTGCAAAATGCGGTCAGCCGTTATGTAAGGCAGAAATTCCACAAAAGTGATATGTGTAACAAAATTAAGAAGGAACAATCCCTCCTGTAAACCTGAATTACCACAGCCGATAATCGCAATCCTGCGTCCTTTAAAAAGAGGACCGTCACAGGTCGCACAATAAGAAATTCCTCTGCCGCGCAGTTCTTCCTCACCTGGAACTCCCAGTTTACGGGGCATCGTTCCGGTAGCGATGATGACCGTCTTTGACCTGTATTCCGCGCCGTCACTTCGAACAAAGATCGCTTCGTCGGTCTTCTCTAAAGATTTAACCTCTGTACCTATAATTTCGGTCCCGAATTTCAATGCCTGCTGCTTCATCTTTTCCGCCAGTTCAATCCCTTTTATCCCGTCGGGAAACCCCGGATAATTCTCAATCACATCGGTGCTTGCCGCATTTCCTCCAGGTAATCCCCTTTCTATAACCATGGTCTTCAAGCCCGCGCGGGCTCCATAAATCGCTGCGGTCAATCCCGCCGGACCTGCACCGATGATCAACAAATCATTAATGTCTTCGTTCATAAAAGAACCTCCCTGTTAAATTGCACGTAAACTGCGCTGTATGTATTTCCTCGTAAGAACAAGTCATACTCTATCCGCTTCTGTTGAAGTATCTAAAAACCCTCTATATGTTCAAACGACACTCAAACTAAAGAAAGAACCAGACCTTAGTCGATCTGTCTCCTCAAAAAAGTCGGAACTTCCAGATCGTTTTCATTGTAGACCCGTTCTTTACCTTCTTTCTTGACCTCCCGTCTTTTGAATGTCGGAAGCTCAAGATTCTCTCTCTTCGTTCCGAAATCCAGTGCTTCATCTTTGACCTTTTCTTTGATTCCGGTCGCCACGACCATCACCTTCACCTTTTCGCCGATATCTTTATCAACCACAACCCCGGTTATAACCTTCGGCTCACATTCTGTTTCAGCAACGATCAATGAAGCGGCTTCGTTCGTCTCCGCTAATGTCAGATCATCACTTCCGGTGATATTGATGAGCAACCCTTTGGCACCCTTGATTGAAACATCTTCAAGTAATGGAGAACTGATGGCTGATTGAGCGGCTTGAAGCGCACGATTCTCTCCTTCGGCAATACCGAGCCCCATCACTGCGGTGCCTTTTTCAATCATCACGGTCCTGATGTCGGCGAAATCAAGATTTATGAGTCCCGGTTTAGTAATCATCTCGGCTATACCCTTTATTGCATTGAACAGAACCATATTACCGATCTTGAACGACTCCACGATTGACTGTTCTTTCGGAGAGACGGCGACAAGTTTCTGGTTGGGAATACAGATCAGGGTATCCACATGTTCTCTCAATTCCTCGAGTCCTTTTTCCGCATTCGTCATCCGCCATATTCCTTCATATTCAAAAGGCGTGGTCACAACCGCGACGACGAGGGCACCGCTGTTTTTGGCTTCTTCGGCGATCACCGGTGAAGCACCGGTTCCTGTTCCACCGCCTTCGCCGCAGGTGATAAAGACCATATCAGCATCCTTCAGGACGTCGCGGATCTGTTCACGTGATTCCTCGGCTGCCTTGCGACCGATTTCAGGGTCACCGCCTGCTCCCAATCCCTGGGTCAGGTTCTGACCGATCTGAAGTTTCTCAGAAGCCATACTCAATTTCAAAACCTGGGCGTCAGTATTGACTGAAATGCATTCAACTCCTTCGATTCCATAACCC
This window of the candidate division WOR-3 bacterium genome carries:
- a CDS encoding T9SS type A sorting domain-containing protein translates to RNLTWMYETTPYVGVAILDPPRSTPAANLALIDHALYVYPNSGLQDSIQLKFTAGTIQNPSSNRAYDWSTCNSAGPFTLAPGGSAVAAFAIVGGDNLADLQANADTAYNRYWNWPGVQEKPSGAVINGIKIYPVISHGQPFTLQYGFTQKTNVQVKIYDAIGRLVDQKDFGQLNGSGELRLNFNSQSQGVYFIKLKAGNTTKTAKIIWLR
- the trxB gene encoding thioredoxin-disulfide reductase, with protein sequence MNEDINDLLIIGAGPAGLTAAIYGARAGLKTMVIERGLPGGNAASTDVIENYPGFPDGIKGIELAEKMKQQALKFGTEIIGTEVKSLEKTDEAIFVRSDGAEYRSKTVIIATGTMPRKLGVPGEEELRGRGISYCATCDGPLFKGRRIAIIGCGNSGLQEGLFLLNFVTHITFVEFLPYITADRILQKRFENESRVQFLLNHELVSINGKERVESITVKNRATNEEKIYETDGVFMYVGMTPFSEFLKGVVELDKAGFVITNEKLETSVSGIFAAGDIRSKKIRQVITACGEGAVAAINAYHYLENLKT
- the ftsZ gene encoding cell division protein FtsZ is translated as MLELVQEPKYMAKIKMIGVGGAGCNTVNYAQGYGIEGVECISVNTDAQVLKLSMASEKLQIGQNLTQGLGAGGDPEIGRKAAEESREQIRDVLKDADMVFITCGEGGGTGTGASPVIAEEAKNSGALVVAVVTTPFEYEGIWRMTNAEKGLEELREHVDTLICIPNQKLVAVSPKEQSIVESFKIGNMVLFNAIKGIAEMITKPGLINLDFADIRTVMIEKGTAVMGLGIAEGENRALQAAQSAISSPLLEDVSIKGAKGLLINITGSDDLTLAETNEAASLIVAETECEPKVITGVVVDKDIGEKVKVMVVATGIKEKVKDEALDFGTKRENLELPTFKRREVKKEGKERVYNENDLEVPTFLRRQID